The DNA region CGTGCTGGACGAACGCGGCCAGATGCTGAGCTCGCCCGAATTCGCCGCGCGCATCGCCGGCTGGCGCGACCAGGCGCGGGACGTTGCCTTCGTCATCGGTGGCGCGGACGGGATCGACCCGGCGCTGCGCGACCGCGCCGACCTGGCCATCAGCTTCGGCCGCATGGTCTGGCCGCATATGCTGGCACGCGTCATGCTGGCCGAACAGATCTATCGCGCCACCACCATCCTGGCCGGCAGCCCCTATCATCGCGAGTGAACGGGGCCTGCGGGCAGGTCTCCGGCGCCAACGCGGACAGCGACCGCACATTCACCGTTTTTCAAATGCCCTCCGCCCCGGAGCCTTTGGCGCGCTCGGTCAGGGTAGGATAAGTCATTAAAACAGTTAAGTTCTTATTTATTAAACTGGCGGTGGAAAGGTCCGGTTCAGGATTCTTCGGTTATGATGGATCCATTCCATTACTGAGTCGTCAGGTGCAACATGATTCCTCTCGCCAACCAAATTCACAGCCGGGCCGGACCGGCGACGACCGCCGCGACCCACCTGGGCGACCCGGTGGGGACGACTGTCGCGCAAGGCCGCACCGATATTCCGCCGGTCGAGGAAGCCTCCTCGGTCAGCGAGGACGTGCAGCTGGGCCGCGACGGCATCGGCCACGCCGCAAAGGCCGCGGCCGAGCCGGGCGAACCGCGTCGCGCGCGCCCGGCCAAGCCGGCCGCCGACGATACCGACGGGCCCCAGGACCGGGCGGTGTTCCGCGCCAAGGTCATCAAGTTTCTCAATGCCATGTATCGCGACGACGAGGCCTTTCAGCGCGCGCTGAAGCTGGGCACCATCGTCGTGCGCGCGGTCGAGGATCAGCCCGAGCCCGAGATGCGGCCGGAACTGACCTATGCGATCTATCGCGAAGGCGCCATCCAGGCCGCGGCCGAACTGGCCCTGCGGCGCGGTGCCGATGGCCTGCCGGCCAGCGTCGGACCCAACGACTTCATCGCCTGGTGGCCGAAATAATCCCGGTTGCGGTCAGGGACAGGGCAGCACCCAGCTGTCGATGATGTCGACCGCCTCGTCGGCGCTTTCGACGAAGCGGACCAGCTCCAGATCCTCGGGGCTGATGGTGC from Paracoccus aminovorans includes:
- the rlmH gene encoding 23S rRNA (pseudouridine(1915)-N(3))-methyltransferase RlmH, coding for MRMVIAAVGRLRQGPEAKLIADYLDRHAKAGRPLGLPPVTLAEVEDKRGGGMAAEAPLLAKAIPEGAAVVVLDERGQMLSSPEFAARIAGWRDQARDVAFVIGGADGIDPALRDRADLAISFGRMVWPHMLARVMLAEQIYRATTILAGSPYHRE